Part of the Gramella sp. Hel_I_59 genome, CAACATATGATTAAGCGCTTCCAGTTTTGCATCGTCCTCTTTCTCTTCTTCAATGTATCCTTTGAATTTACCAAACCATTGCTGGTATCCTTCATAGTTCATAGGATTACTTACTTTATCGAGTGTAGAGTAGAATTCACGTGAACTATTAAAAAGACTTAGAGGTTTTATTTCGCGCTCCATAGAAGCAAGGTTAAGGACAGCTGAGCTATAATTGTATTTATAAACACTTACCGTATTCTTATCAATCTCTTCCTGCCGCTGCTCTAAAAACTTAACTCGCTCCAGTAGTTTCTCAACTTTTTCTGAAGCCGAATTAGAAGTGCGAATGCTTTCATCCAGATTAGTGATCTTGGAATCGATCTCTTTAATTCTGAATTCCAGATTCTGACTTAGTAACGAACGTTCCCGATTAAGTTCTTTTAATACCTGCTCAGTAACAGATGCACTCTGATCTTCACTATATAGTTGTGCTGAAGCTGAAATACTTCCGAAGATAATAAAGAGAGCAGCAAAATATATTTTATGCATAGTTGTTTAGTTTTGAAATCCTTTGATAACGAAGAATTGATGGTCATATTTCATGCCATACGAAAAAATGGTTGTTTGCAGACCTAATTAAAATATAATGTGTGGATAACTGAAACAATGTACATGTGTGGTTTGGCATTTTTCAGGACTACAACTATTATTTGATATTCGTCTCATTGAAAGATTAACAATCGTTCAGTTCAATAATTAGCTGATTCACATCTTTATAAGCTTTTAAATGGTTATATTGTATAAGTTTAAGTAAACTTTAATAATATGACTATGAATGCAAAACTTTTAAACCCTATTTCAGGAAAAAGTAGCCTGCTATTTTTTCTAAGTTTTATTCTAGGTTCATTACAGATATATGCTTTTCAGCCTTCGGCTAAAGCGTTTAATGAATATAAAGGTGAAGTGGTGAATGAGAGGACCGGAAGGCCTATTTCTTCAGCATACCTTTCCCTGAATAATAGTAACATTTCAACCATCACGAATGCAGATGGTGTATTTTCCCTCAAAGTTCCAGAGGATATGACTGAAGCTACCGTGACCATATCTGTTCTTGGATTTCAAAGTAAAACCCTTCCCCTGGATTATTTCAAACCGGAAGATACCCGTATAGAACTTTCAGAAACTATGGAAGAACTTACGGAAGTTAGCTTATATAAGGCAACGAATCCACGTTTACTGGTTCAGGATATGCTGGACAAAAAGGATGAAAATTATCTTTCAGATCAAAGTATCATGACTTCCTTTTACCGGGAGACGATCAAGAAAGGTTGGAATAATGTCAGCTTATCTGAAGCAGTTGTAAAGATCCACAAAACATCTTATAAGGATAGCAAAAAAGATCTTGTATCTCTGTATAAAGCCAGAAAGAGCACAGATTACGATAAACTGGACACCCTGGCGTTAAAGCTACGCGGTGGCCCCTTTAATACATTATACCTGGATATGATGAAATACACAGAGTATGTACTTAGACAAGGTATGATGGATAGCTATGATTTTAGTTTTGATGAGCCTGCCAAGATTAATGATCGTTATACCTATGTTGTAAATTTCAGAGAACGTGATGAGTCAGATCCATGGTATTACGGGAAACTTTTTATCGATGCTGAAACTTCAACTCTGGTTAAAGCCGATTATAACCTGAACGTAGATAATAGAAATGCAGCTCAGGAAATGTTCGTAAAGAAAAAACCAAATGGAGCGAAAGTTTATCCTACTGAATTAAACTATCAGGTTGATTACGCTCAGAATAATGGGAAATGGCATTTTGCCTATGGAAAAGCGCAGATGGATTATGTAGTTAACTGGAAACGAAAGATATTCAATTCTAAATACAAGATCAATAGCGAAATGGTTGTGACCGACTGGCAGCCATATTCTGAAGAAGAATTTAAAATGAACCAGGAGTTAATAAGACCTAATATCGTGATGGTAGATGATGTTTCTGGATTCTATGACTCACAATTCTGGGGTAATAACAATATTATCGAACCTGAAAAATCTATTCAGAATGCAATTGATAAGATCAAACGTAAAATGGATTAAACTTAAAATCTAAAAATCAGAAACCCGCCAGTCGGCGGGTTTTTTTATACTTGAAATCGAAATGGCTATCCTATTTCAATAATTTGCTCAAAACTATCTTCAGAAGTCTCAATTATAAAGGTGTATTTGCCAGAATCCACTTCAGAGAAATC contains:
- a CDS encoding carboxypeptidase-like regulatory domain-containing protein, which codes for MNAKLLNPISGKSSLLFFLSFILGSLQIYAFQPSAKAFNEYKGEVVNERTGRPISSAYLSLNNSNISTITNADGVFSLKVPEDMTEATVTISVLGFQSKTLPLDYFKPEDTRIELSETMEELTEVSLYKATNPRLLVQDMLDKKDENYLSDQSIMTSFYRETIKKGWNNVSLSEAVVKIHKTSYKDSKKDLVSLYKARKSTDYDKLDTLALKLRGGPFNTLYLDMMKYTEYVLRQGMMDSYDFSFDEPAKINDRYTYVVNFRERDESDPWYYGKLFIDAETSTLVKADYNLNVDNRNAAQEMFVKKKPNGAKVYPTELNYQVDYAQNNGKWHFAYGKAQMDYVVNWKRKIFNSKYKINSEMVVTDWQPYSEEEFKMNQELIRPNIVMVDDVSGFYDSQFWGNNNIIEPEKSIQNAIDKIKRKMD